The following coding sequences are from one Triplophysa dalaica isolate WHDGS20190420 chromosome 12, ASM1584641v1, whole genome shotgun sequence window:
- the rhbg gene encoding ammonium transporter Rh type B → MTDSSTNMRLRLPLLCIILEVILIILFGALVEYNHDTDAKKWNENGTHSAHEYKNEFYYRYPSFQDVHVMIFVGFGFLMTFLQRYGFSSVGFNFLIAAFSLQWATLMQGFFHGMHHGKIHVGVESMINADFCTGSVLISFGALLGKTSPVQLLVMAVFEVTLFAVNEFILLSLLGANDAGGSMTIHTFGAYFGLVVSRVLYRPTLEKSKHRNSSVYHSDLFAMIGTIYLWMYWPSFNSAVTRYGDPQHRTAMNTYYSLASCTLATFAFSSLLSHDGKLDMVHIQNAALAGGVAVGTAGEMMLTPVGSMIVGFLAGTISVLGYKYLTPILEKKLKIQDTCGVHNLHGMPGVLGAVVGAVTACLGSKEVYGDGFKKVFSESESASWSASYQGGMQALSLAITLGMALFGGLLTGLILKLPIYGAPKDTHCFEDGLYWELPGEEEDHTELTEVATQNEVEKLNN, encoded by the exons ATGACTGACTCTTCCACTAACATGAGGCTACGACTGCCTCTGTTGTGCATCATCTTGGAGGTCATTCTCATTATTCTCTTTGGAGCACTGGTGGAGTATAACCATGACACAGATGCCAAGAAGTGGAATGAAAATGGAACCCATAGTGCGCATGAGTATAAGAATGAATTCTACTATCGCTATCCCA GTTTCCAGGATGTGCATGTGATGATCTTTGTGGGCTTCGGTTTTCTGATGACATTTCTGCAGCGTTATGGATTCAGCAGTGTGGGATTTAACTTCCTCATCGCAGCCTTTTCCCTACAGTGGGCCACTCTTATGCAGGGCTTTTTCCATGGCATGCATCACGGCAAGATCCATGTTGGTGTGGAAAG tatgATTAATGCAGACTTCTGCACTGGGTCAGTGCTGATCTCTTTCGGGGCCCTTTTGGGAAAGACCAGTCCTGTGCAACTGCTTGTTATGGCCGTTTTCGAAGTGACATTGTTCGCTGTCAATGAGTTCATCCTACTCTCTCTCCTTGGG GCTAATGATGCTGGAGGTTCTATGACCATCCATACATTCGGCGCATACTTTGGCCTAGTGGTGTCCCGTGTTCTGTACAGGCCAACCTTGGAAAAGAGCAAACACAGAAACTCATCTGTCTACCACTCTGACCTCTTTGCAATGATCG GTACCATCTATCTGTGGATGTACTGGCCCAGCTTCAACTCAGCCGTTACAAGATATGGGGATCCCCAGCACAGAACTGCCATGAACACCTATTACTCTCTGGCTTCCTGCACACTGGCGACATTCGCTTTCTCTTCCCTACTCAGCCATGATGGCAAATTGGACATG GTGCACATCCAGAATGCTGCTCTGGCAGGTGGTGTTGCTGTTGGAACAGCTGGCGAGATGATGCTGACTCCAGTTGGCTCTATGATCGTGGGATTCCTGGCTGGAACGATTTCAGTTCTGGGATACAAATACCTCACG CCGATTTTGGAGAAGAAGCTAAAGATCCAGGACACTTGTGGTGTTCATAACCTGCATGGAATGCCAGGAGTTCTGGGAGCTGTGGTGGGTGCTGTCACTGCTTGCCTGGGATCCAAGGAAGTTTATGGAGATGG atttaaaaaagtgttttctgaAAGTGAATCTGCTAGTTGGAGCGCTTCATATCAGGGTGGCATGCAGGCTCTCTCCCTGGCTATCACACTCGGAATGGCTCTGTTTGGTGGTCTTCTTACAG GATTAATTCTAAAGCTGCCAATCTACGGTGCTCCTAAGGATACTCACTGCTTTGAGGATGGTCTTTACTGGGAG TTACCGGGCGAGGAGGAAGATCACACTGAGCTCACCGAGGTTGCCACACAAAACGAAGTTGAAAAACTGAACAACTAA